A single region of the Ancylobacter novellus DSM 506 genome encodes:
- a CDS encoding ABC transporter substrate-binding protein yields MNLNRRSVLRGIGAAGLAASVPGVFAPAIAQSKPVRIGILAPRSGAMGTVGECGIRAVQWAAERMNKDGGIAGRPVELVFEEETSPKDTIERFRRLVLQEKVDCVQGLISTGVSMGVAPVAEEEQALLIMWDGTTQDGVKEAMPKARYVFRSTDNECEAVMSSLLSVKYFGNKIKRVAGINPDYSYGRNNWEAFRQILTRAGVQYEVVAEQWPKVGTMDLTSHIAALKAAKPDFIFSSMLFADLPVFMKQGSAAGLFEGVNLALPAAGWQLNQLKKSFMPENIIFGHNTLYFALPDASPLQKAFVADYMDRYKEAPHWEADRAYFALAAYKAGTEAAAKATGRWPKLDEIIDSIPKQEVHSLGGPGRFRADKIAEQVFYQGLSTNENNYDFPTLKTVNAYTADQLQKPPGMDFWEWLKTAKLPA; encoded by the coding sequence GCGCTCCGGCGCCATGGGTACGGTCGGCGAATGCGGCATCCGCGCGGTGCAGTGGGCCGCCGAGCGCATGAACAAGGACGGCGGCATCGCCGGCCGCCCGGTCGAGCTGGTCTTCGAGGAGGAGACTTCCCCGAAGGACACGATCGAGCGCTTCCGCCGCCTGGTGCTTCAGGAGAAGGTGGACTGCGTGCAGGGCCTGATCTCCACCGGCGTTTCCATGGGCGTCGCCCCGGTCGCCGAGGAAGAGCAGGCGCTGCTCATCATGTGGGACGGAACCACCCAGGACGGCGTGAAGGAGGCGATGCCCAAGGCGCGCTACGTGTTCCGCTCCACCGACAATGAGTGCGAGGCGGTCATGTCCTCGCTGCTGTCGGTCAAGTATTTCGGCAACAAGATCAAGCGTGTCGCCGGCATCAATCCCGACTACTCCTACGGGCGCAACAACTGGGAGGCGTTCCGGCAGATCCTCACCCGCGCGGGCGTGCAATACGAGGTGGTGGCCGAGCAGTGGCCCAAGGTCGGCACCATGGACCTCACCTCGCACATCGCGGCGCTGAAGGCGGCCAAGCCCGACTTCATCTTCTCGTCCATGCTGTTCGCCGATCTGCCGGTGTTCATGAAGCAGGGCAGCGCCGCCGGGCTGTTCGAGGGCGTGAACCTCGCGCTTCCCGCCGCCGGCTGGCAGCTCAACCAGCTCAAGAAGAGCTTCATGCCGGAGAACATTATCTTCGGGCACAACACGCTCTATTTCGCGCTGCCCGACGCCTCGCCGCTGCAGAAGGCCTTCGTCGCGGACTATATGGACCGCTACAAGGAGGCCCCGCACTGGGAGGCCGACCGCGCCTATTTCGCGCTCGCCGCCTACAAGGCCGGCACCGAGGCGGCGGCCAAGGCGACGGGCCGCTGGCCGAAGCTCGACGAGATCATCGATTCAATCCCGAAACAGGAAGTGCATAGCCTCGGCGGACCGGGGCGCTTCCGCGCCGACAAGATCGCCGAGCAGGTGTTCTATCAGGGCCTGTCGACCAACGAGAACAATTACGACTTCCCGACGCTGAAGACCGTGAACGCCTACACCGCCGACCAGCTCCAGAAGCCGCCGGGAATGGACTTCTGGGAGTGGCTCAAGACCGCCAAGCTGCCGGCCTGA